In Sardina pilchardus chromosome 10, fSarPil1.1, whole genome shotgun sequence, one genomic interval encodes:
- the LOC134094553 gene encoding NADH-cytochrome b5 reductase 2, with amino-acid sequence MEDYLTVSVLVAVSVVAFTLLYLMSSGGGKSSPRTLLDATIKYPLPLTEKEDISHDTKRLRFGLPSPSHVLGLPVGQHVYLSAKVNGSLVIRAYTPVSSDEDQGFVDLVVKVYHKNTHPNYPDGGKMSQYLNDMGIGDTMDFRGPNGLLVYKGHGTFSIRPDKKSEAKIRKFKHVGMIAGGTGITPMLQLIRCITSNPTDNTKCSLLFANQTEKDILLREELDKIQTEALYPEQFKLWYTLDKPPQGWAYSSGFVSAEMIKDHLPAPADDVLIVMCGPPPMIQYACLPNLAKLGHKTDNTFAY; translated from the exons ATGGAGGACTATCTG ACCGTGTCTGTACTGGTGGCAGTGTCTGTTGTGGCTTTTACCCTATTATACCTCATGTCAAGTGGTGGAGGGAAATCCTCACCCCGAACTCTCCTGGATGCAACGATCAAATACCCCCTGCCCCTCACGGAGAAGGAG GACATCAGCCATGACACCAAGCGGCTCCGCTTCGGCCTTCCATCTCCCTCCCACGTCCTCGGCCTTCCAGTGG GTCAGCATGTTTATCTTTCTGCAAAAGTCAATGGCAGCCTTGTGATCCGTGCTTATACCCCGGTTTCAAGTGACGAGGACCAGGGCTTTGTTGACCTGGTTGTGAAG GTATATCACAAAAATACCCATCCAAACTACCCTGACGGGGGTAAGATGTCTCAGTACCTCAATGACATGGGCATTGGAGACACTATGGATTTCAGAGGGCCTAATGGACTGCTCGTCTACAAGGGACATG GAACTTTTTCAATCCGTCCAGATAAAAAATCTGAGGCCAAGATCAGGAAGTTTAAGCACGTGGGAATGATTGCTGGTGGAACAG GTATTACCCCAATGCTCCAGCTGATCAGATGCATCACATCCAATCCTACCGACAATACCAAGTGCTCTCTTTTATTTGCCAACCAG ACTGAGAAAGACATCTTGTTGAGAGAAGAGTTGGATAAGATTCAAACTGAAGCACTGTACCCTGAACAGTTCAAACTATGGTACACCCTGGATAAGCCACCACAGG GATGGGCGTACAGCTCAGGATTTGTGAGTGCTGAGATGATTAAAGACCACCTCCCGGCACCAGCGGATGACGTTCTCATTGTGATGTGCGGCCCACCACCGATGATCCAGTACGCCTGCCTGCCAAATCTCGCCAAACTGGGCCACAAGACAGATAACACCTTTGCCTACTAA